The Carassius gibelio isolate Cgi1373 ecotype wild population from Czech Republic chromosome B22, carGib1.2-hapl.c, whole genome shotgun sequence genome window below encodes:
- the LOC127986920 gene encoding uncharacterized protein LOC127986920, translating into MDTVSDKHVILTQSEQVEEEDSPALQDVLMTQSHLHLPGLEEVEALALLILELSDNSDCHLVPADLRLKICTAVGALHEHDRSAANFVKRYESRWGYTLFGRCLGADTPETRAAQKTKFSWMRYPQAAQVTEDNRLLYLIIKMLKNRPPASRLTSPTKITNEIKSQYKRIVDRVRDDPILNGLSIPLPNLNAKSISTFMAREEKKANYRAKVMPKVKPHQRVVSEEPMLAAPTLPESLPAPDRPQVQYQSLRHVAEKRHGQKRRLDVEMLLNRPIQPKSPVATYIPPRASAAAVLVVVPAQPQGPSMMLCRASSSQGFIPFAPPPALTSRLIKPHKSVGPAKYPSVVGSVRGTRPPKKRLLKVAKKYSPIAQQLGSPPLQVLKGLCSTVLNTSKV; encoded by the exons ATGGACACTGTCAGTGACAAACATGTCATCCTCACTCAGTCAGaacaggtggaggaggaggacagTCCTGCTCTGCAGGATGTGCTGATGACCCAGAGCCATCTGCATCTTCCTGGGCTGGAGGAAGTGGAAGCCTTGGCCCTGCTCATTTTAGAACTGTCAGACAACAGTGACTGTCACCTAGTGCCAGCTGACCTAAGGCTGAAGATTTGCACTGCAGTTGGTGCTCTGCATGAGCATGACAGGTCTGCAGCCAACTTTGTAAAAAGGTATGAGTCAAGGTGGGGTTACACTCTGTTTGGCAGATGCTTGGGAGCTGACACACCTGAGACCAGAGCAGCACAGAAGACAAAGTTTTCCTGGATGAGGTACCCTCAGGCAGCCCAGGTGACTGAAGATAATCGTCTGTTGTACCTCATTATTAAGATGCTGAAAAACCGGCCACCAGCCAGTCGTCTCACCTCCCCCACTAAAATCACCAATGAAATCAAGAGCCAGTATAAAAGGATTGTAGACAGAGTCAGAGACGATCCCATCCTCAACGGTCTCTCCATTCCTCTGCCCAATCTGAATGCCAAGTCCATCTCTACATTCATGGCACGGGAAGAGAAAAAGGCTAACTACAGGGCAAAAGTAATGCCAAAAGTGAAACCCCACCAAAGAGTGGTGTCAGAAGAACCAATGCTAGCAGCTCCTACTCTGCCAGAATCCCTTCCAGCTCCAGATCGACCTCAGGTTCAGTACCAGAGCCTACGTCATGTAGCAGAGAAAAGGCATGGTCAGAAGCGGAG GTTAGATGTGGAAATGCTTTTGAACCGGCCCATTCAACCGAAATCCCCTGTGGCCACGTACATCCCACCCAGAGCGTCAGCAGCAGCTGTCCTGGTAGTGGTTCCTGCACAGCCACAGGGACCATCCATGATGCTCTGTAGGGCATCCAGCAGTCAAGGGTTCATACCTTTCGCACCACCTCCTGCGCTAACATCCAGATTAATCAAGCCTCATAAATCCGTGGGGCCTGCCAAGTACCCCAGTGTGGTGGGCAGCGTAAGAGGTACACGCCCTCCAAAGAAAAGGCTGCTGAAAGTAGCCAAAAAATATTCACCTATTGCCCAGCAACTAGGAAGTCCACCACTTCAGGTTTTGAAGGGGTTGTGTTCAACAGTTTTGAACACTTCAAAAGTGTAG